The Gemmatimonadota bacterium genome window below encodes:
- the hemA gene encoding glutamyl-tRNA reductase — translation MSLVVIGLSYRTAPVEIRDGVAVLPQALDAVLQYFSSVPEIIECAVLSTCNRSEVYCITTDIHAARAAVIAGWSEQSGLNAGVLGQHTVVHRDAEAVRHLFRVACGLDSMVMGEPQIAGQVKEAGAAALSMGTSKAVLNRLFRVATEVSKRARTETEIATGAVSVSFAAVELAKKIFGNLEGHTALVLGAGEMSELTARHLADNGVKSLLVTSRTLARAQNLAVRVGGRAISWDDAIGNLHGADVVISSTSAETYVLERPHVAAAMQKRNNRSMFLIDIAMPRDIDPAVGDLYNVFLYDLDDLESVVGANLEKRKIEADKVSAIIEEEVENFSAWINSLSVVPAIVALRGHFQSFMDSELAQAKLSEFSDDQRAQVANLMRRFMNKVLHKPVTRLREAGEEEDGGAYVAALSYLFDLVVEDIEIEEVRNS, via the coding sequence ATGTCTCTCGTAGTAATTGGGCTGAGTTACCGCACGGCACCTGTTGAAATAAGAGATGGGGTCGCGGTATTGCCCCAGGCTCTGGATGCGGTTCTCCAATACTTTTCCAGCGTGCCTGAGATCATCGAATGCGCGGTTTTATCGACGTGTAATCGGTCGGAAGTCTATTGCATTACGACGGATATTCACGCTGCTCGCGCGGCTGTGATCGCCGGGTGGAGCGAGCAAAGTGGATTGAATGCTGGTGTACTGGGACAGCACACGGTTGTCCATCGCGATGCAGAAGCCGTGCGTCATCTTTTCAGGGTCGCCTGTGGGCTGGATTCTATGGTCATGGGCGAGCCACAAATTGCCGGTCAGGTAAAAGAGGCGGGAGCTGCTGCACTATCTATGGGAACGAGCAAAGCCGTGCTGAATCGTTTATTTCGCGTTGCGACCGAGGTTTCAAAGCGGGCGCGCACGGAAACGGAGATTGCAACGGGTGCGGTTTCCGTCAGTTTTGCAGCCGTGGAACTCGCAAAGAAAATTTTTGGCAATCTCGAAGGGCATACGGCTCTGGTGCTCGGCGCTGGCGAGATGAGTGAATTGACGGCGCGGCACCTCGCCGACAATGGGGTGAAGTCTTTGCTGGTGACGAGTCGCACGTTAGCAAGGGCACAAAATTTGGCAGTGCGCGTGGGCGGGCGCGCCATTTCCTGGGACGATGCGATAGGAAATTTGCACGGGGCAGATGTTGTTATCAGTTCTACGAGCGCGGAAACTTATGTTCTGGAACGCCCCCATGTGGCCGCGGCGATGCAAAAGCGCAATAATCGCTCGATGTTTTTGATCGATATTGCCATGCCGCGCGATATCGATCCGGCAGTTGGTGACCTGTACAATGTGTTTTTATACGATCTGGACGATCTGGAGTCCGTTGTTGGCGCAAATTTAGAGAAGCGAAAAATTGAAGCGGATAAAGTCAGTGCAATTATAGAAGAAGAGGTGGAGAACTTCTCTGCGTGGATAAATTCCCTATCGGTTGTTCCCGCAATAGTGGCTCTGCGTGGACATTTTCAATCTTTTATGGATTCGGAACTCGCGCAGGCCAAACTCAGTGAATTTTCAGATGATCAACGCGCTCAGGTTGCCAATTTGATGCGCCGATTTATGAATAAGGTGCTGCACAAACCAGTGACGCGCCTCAGAGAAGCTGGCGAGGAAGAAGATGGTGGAGCTTATGTGGCAGCACTTTCATATTTGTTTGATCTGGTGGTTGAGGACATAGAGATTGAAGAGGTGCGCAACTCATGA